Part of the Luteitalea sp. genome is shown below.
CCATCGACTACACGCCGGAGACCGCCAGCGCCCAAGTGAAGACCGCCATCCTGTTGGCCGGACTCCAAACGCCTGGCAGAACGACCGTGCGTGAGGTCGCCGCAACGAGAGATCATACGGAGCGGGCCCTCCGCACGTTCGGCGCCCGAGTCGACGCTGACGGTCTCGTCATCAGGCTCGAGGGCAAGCAACCGCTGCGCGGTCGGGCGGTGCTCGTACCGGGTGACGTCTCGTCGGCGACGTTCTGGGCCGTTGCGGCGGCCGCGCTGCCCGGCTCGGAGATCACCCTCGATGAGGTTGGCCTGAACCCCTCACGGACGGCGATCGTTGGTGTGCTCGAGCGCATGGGCGCGCGCGTGGCGCTCGTTCCGCACGATTCGCGTACGCCAGGGGAGCCCGTGGGACGCGTGCGCGTCGCACATGGAAGCCTTCTGCCCGTGGAGATCGGCGGCGAGGAAGTACCAGGTCTCATTGATGAGCTGCCTGCACTCGCGGCGCTTGCCACCTTTGGCGGTGCCCTGCGCGTGACGGGCGCCGGCGAGCTCCGGACCAAGGAGAGCGATCGGATCACAGCGCTCGTGTCGGGGTTGCGCGCCCTCGGCGCGGATGTGGACGAGCTGCCGGACGGCTTCGAGGTTCGCGGCAGCCGGCCGCTTGCTGGCGGCACGGCAAACGCGTGCGACGATCACCGGCTGGCCATGGCGTTCGCCATTGCCGCGCTCGGCGCGCGAGCCCCTGTGGTCATCCAGGGCGCAGACGCCGCGGATGTCTCGTATCCGGGCTTCTTCGCAACGCTGGAGTCGCTGTGCGAGTTTTGAGTGTTGAGTGCTGAGTCCTGGGTCCTGTTTCCTGCTCCCCCAGTTCCTGATTCCCGACTCCTGATTCCCGATCCCTGAGTTCGATGGTGGACAAGATTTATCTGGTCGGTTTCATGGCGGCGGGCAAGACGACCGTGGCGCGGCTGCTCGCCCGGCGTCTCTCGTGGCGCATGGTGGACCTCGATGCGCTCATCGAGGCGCGGGAGCGCTCTTCGGTGGCAGACATCTTCGCCAAAAGCGGTGAGCCGTATTTCAGGCGGATCGAAAGTGACGTCCTCCGCGCGCTCTTGCCGGAGAGACACACCGTGGTGGCCGCTGGCGGCGGCACCTACAGCCTGCCAGCCAACCGTTTGGCGATGAACGCGGACGGGCTCGTGATCTGGCTCGACGCACCGCTCGACGAGATCACAGCGCGGTTGCCAACCGACGGGAGCCGTCCCTTGGTTCAAACCCGTGCCCAGCTGGAGCAACTCTACCTCGCGCGCCGTGCCTTATACGCGGACGCACATATACAGCTCGA
Proteins encoded:
- the aroA gene encoding 3-phosphoshikimate 1-carboxyvinyltransferase; this translates as MSVEFQAWTTVSPARRVAGEVRVPGDKSISHRYAILAALAEGVTEIRGYAPGADCASTLACLAQLGVEVRRLEAPPDNRRQHSGPVIQIIGRGLRGLQAPERPLDAGNSGTALRMLAGVVSAHPFETTLTGDQSLRRRPMTRIVRPLRRMGAHVEAVDGRPPLVVRGGDLSPIDYTPETASAQVKTAILLAGLQTPGRTTVREVAATRDHTERALRTFGARVDADGLVIRLEGKQPLRGRAVLVPGDVSSATFWAVAAAALPGSEITLDEVGLNPSRTAIVGVLERMGARVALVPHDSRTPGEPVGRVRVAHGSLLPVEIGGEEVPGLIDELPALAALATFGGALRVTGAGELRTKESDRITALVSGLRALGADVDELPDGFEVRGSRPLAGGTANACDDHRLAMAFAIAALGARAPVVIQGADAADVSYPGFFATLESLCEF
- a CDS encoding shikimate kinase, whose amino-acid sequence is MVDKIYLVGFMAAGKTTVARLLARRLSWRMVDLDALIEARERSSVADIFAKSGEPYFRRIESDVLRALLPERHTVVAAGGGTYSLPANRLAMNADGLVIWLDAPLDEITARLPTDGSRPLVQTRAQLEQLYLARRALYADAHIQLDTRGKAAEELVEWLLDHLDL